Genomic DNA from Telopea speciosissima isolate NSW1024214 ecotype Mountain lineage chromosome 2, Tspe_v1, whole genome shotgun sequence:
CAAGTCATGGTTGGTGATCTTTGGATCAAGGTAGGCTGGCACTGAATCCTTAATCCCTAGACTTGAAACGATCATGTCCCGTAACAAACTTGCCATTAGTGAAACGGCCTACAGTGATACCACCTTGGAAGTCACGATCGTATGGAAGGTGATCAGCAtgcattagagttgtcaatCCATCGTTATTCCCTAGATCTAAAGTTGAATCAccaaaagcaaacacaacaataATCTTGTGATTATTTGCTTCTTGATCAGAAACCACAAGAAGAGAGAAGTAGGAAGCAAGAAGagtgaagatgaggaagaagtaGAACATTATGGCACGTCCCTTCTCCATTGTCGAGCACGCACCAGAACAGTACTGATCTGATCAATATATATTCTTATAATAGAATACTAATAATGGCTATACCATATATTGACTCTATTTATATGTagggtttgatttgattgaaaGAGTTTAATATGTAGAATAATATTAAGATAGAGTCTATGTAGAATAATATTAAGATAGAGTCTATCTCCAAACAAAGATCGATCTAACGGACGTACGTAGTGTAATTTACCAATTCTAGTTGGAGTTGAAGTTGGAGTTGGAGTGGAACTATATATATGGGCTTACTATGGACGGACGGTTGTGATTCGATGAATTCATAGTTACACTTTATGTAGAACACTGATAAGATGCCACTTGTCTTTCTAACAAAGAGTttcatccattattttcttactttttcattttttacaaGAAATCAAATTGAGAAGGAAGTTAATTGGAAGAAGGAGATTTATTAACAATTAAAACTAGTTTGGTTCATCTAACCAACCACTCTCTTCTGTAAAATCTGTTCATATTGACTACTATTATTTGTTGTATAATATGACTAGGAATCTTAAATTAGAGGTTACACGTGTCTAGTGAATGGTTGAGATTGACTATGCTATAATAATTAAGGATGTAACGGATCCGTGAAtatggcattatcatatttgtatccatTATATTTGGAAGGATCCGGACAATATCCTATTAGTTTTAGAtagattcggataattttcggataATGAATTTTTgaattcggattctcctaaatggatatgaacatggATCGAATACGAATCTTCGACTATCCTTTGACATTTTTAtcgttttgttgatgaggggttggggttgagacttgagaattCAACCTAGGGGTGTAAATTTGGCCCTATCAACCCAAGCTCGCCTTGGCCCACCCTTAGCCCAAACTGGGTCTGGGCTGGAATTTTCAACcgtgagggcgggttagggttgaaattccAGGccctgggtcagggttggattgggccagggttgagctaagaggacttaaggttaggctagggttttaaaaaatctggCCCATGTTTCACCTCTATTTCACTGGTGGTAGTGGTACAAAAatcaagggcaaaaaagtaattaaaaaaagaatgttgAAATTGTGTCGATGTTAGTATTGATGGCAATCAATGTGGGTCCCAATACATGTACATTTATGTATGTTAGGTGATGACATGTGTCCTTTTTTCCTCTTATAAATGTTCCTTGATACTGTTTTAGTTCAACCGGCAAGcctccaaccaaccgagctaATAGCTGTTGACAATAACATCACCACCTTAGATAAAAATCTTTAGATTTAAGGGAGGggaaattatcctctccaattccttaaagtgtggcagtgcggcaATGCTAGGTGGCGATGTCAACACCTGGCAACTGATACATCCAACGATCCATAACAATGAGATCGGATCATTGGATGCGGTTGCTGCCAAGTATCAACATCTCCACCAGCATTGCCGCACTATCgcactttaggaattggagaggataataatccggCGGAGTTTCTTTGTAAAAAGAGGAGAAATGTCTTCACATGCATATCAGTGACCCACTAATCTCATGGCCATGTGGTATTTCGATATTCAGAGATAGAACTGGGCCCACAAGAAGCCTAAAATCAAAGATTTGTTATTGCTACAACTTTGGATGAATCCGAAATAGAATCGGTCTAGTCAATTAGGAATAGAATCGACTGGACCCAATTCAGATctgattccttgttttaaaaTCAACCGAAGGATATATATGTCAGTTTCAAACGGAACAATGGCATTTGTCATTTGTCTATTGGAATTGTGCATGTGCGCGCGCTGACGGTGTACACTGCACTCTCCCGCTCTTTTAACTGTTTAAATTTTAAAGCCCAATCGCTCTGATTCGTTTAGATCTGGTTTCGGTCCTGATTACTGAACTCCGTATTTCTCCATGGTCGTCTTCTTGCCTTtccaaaggagagaaaaaaaaagctcTTCTGAGTTCTGATCGCCTGAGTAGAGAGACTGGAGAGGGAGATGGAAACTGATCTGTCGCTCATAGAAATGAGCGGTGAAGAGGAAGACGAGTCACTACTACTACTGCGAGAGGATATCAACAAGGACAAGGAAGGCAACACCAACGGCAGTCTTCTTGATCTCGAATTCTCTTGCTCTCCACTCTGTACTCTCAGATCTAAGCGTTCTTCTGCTGATGCATCCCATCCTCCTACAATCCATCCTGTCCCAGGTGACTCTTACTTCCTTATTTAatattcttcttctcatcttggGTATTGTTAATTCCTtcccatttctagggttttgttttcTGTTCGATCTCATTTTCAGGTGACATGCAATAATCAACAAATCTACCTTTTATAATCAAGAAATTAAATCGAATTCAGTTAACAAATTCAATGTAGTTCCATCCAAATAGGAATTAAGATTATCATTTTATTTACTTCTCCTTTTCTGATCCCGCTTGTTTAACGCAGACGGGTCTGAGGTGAATGAGGGTGGGAAGAAACCTTGTTGTTCATCACCACCATCTCCGCATGAAGGCATCGTAGACAACAAAGAGAATCTCGACAAAAGCAATTTACTTGTGTCACCGAACATGAAGGCTGGGCAGCAGcaaatgaagagaagaaaaaagggaggTGGATACAATATGCGTAAAAGCATAGCCTGGAACAGAGCTTTCTTTACCGAAGAAGGTACACACTTCATTTCCTCTAATTTCTGTTCTTCCTGAATAAATTCTCActtcaaacaaacaaacaaacaaaaggaGAAAGATTAAAGTGATGGGGGCGTTTGGCATTAAAGTCTTCACCTTTCCTCTGTCAGGTGTTCTCGATTCTGAAGAATTGTCCTTACTGAGTGAATCTTTCAGTAAGCCTAGCCCTGGGTCCCTATATACTgtcaaggaagaagaacagaCATCACTGTCCGAGTGTTCTATCTCAAGTGGTAATGGATCAAATGTACATTCTAACAAGGAGAAGTTATTCAAAGAATTGCCTGCAAGGCCTTCTGATGAAGTTCACAAGGTTTGTGGTGGTTTATTGCCCAAATTAAAGTCTCCAGCTCGAGAAAATACAGCTCCGATGCATAGGGTTAGTTTCTCTCTTGAGTTCAAAAAAATTCcctcttttctttgctttattCAGTTTTCCACTTGTTGAGTAGTCACTTATTCCTGCATTCTCTGCTTATATTTCCTATCCAGGCCTCACAGAAGGTGCAATTAACCAAAGGAATTCACAGTGTTGGGTCTCGACAAGGAAGTTGTCCCCAGCCAGTGGGTTCTACTTCATATCCTTATTTTAGTATATTTATGCTATGGCATTTTATGAGGTTTCATGGCTGTTTTTTTAAGTGGTTCTCTGTAAAGTCATATGTTTTAATTatcaatcaaaatttgaaagaaagGGGTATTCTTAACCTTAGTGTACTCAGAAGCAGCTTCCCAACAGAAACGCAACAAGTGCAACAAAGAAAGAATCAAAACTTCCTAAATTCTCAGCTACGAAGCCAGATTCTTCTTCAATACCTACTACCCCCAAAACCTTTAATTTGTCTACCAAGCAGTCAAGGTCCAGTCAGAATGGTGCAACAGGTTTCATTTTCaacatgtttttatttttaaaagggtCCAAATGGAATCCTGCCAAACCTTTTTTCtgttctattcatttcatgAAAGATAAAAACTGATTGTTGCTGTTTTGACTTCCCGTTGCATTTGTATGGCAGTTCATGCAGGGAGGAATTCTGGATTGAAAGGAAACTTAAGTAATGCTAAAAAAACTCTTGGCTGCACTCCCTCATCCACTAAATCCTCTGTGCGCAGTTCTCTGAAAGTCTTGGTGAGAACACATGTGCTTGTACCTGATTGTTTTAACTGCAAGCACACACAGAACTGTGTGGAATCAACTAGCTTGTTGGCTCGCATTCTCCTTTCAGCTTTCTACTTATTAGTTAGGGCAGCTTTTGCTTTGACTGACATTGAGGTTATCTTAAAGAACAGGCCAACTCTCATTCAAAAACACAATTAGCAGCCAATCCCAAGACACTTCAGGATAGAAAAGGTACTAAAATTGGGTTGAAGGTGGCTTCAGATCCAACAATTCCTGCTGCTGATATGCAAGCATCCACTGGTCAGGCTGGTCCAGGCAAAACGGCTGTTCTGCTCCCACAAAACTCCCAATATGTTGGTGTGGACAATCAAAATAACGTGAATTTCCAACCAACCAAACCATCAGGTTTGCGGATGCCTTCTCCTTCGCTACGATACTTTGATCAGGTATGATGAAGCAATTCGATTCTACAATCACAATAGTTCTTACATGGTAGATGTTTCCAGTATTTCTGAATCACTGCCTTCAAATTTTAGTTTTGGTGGTCTTGTGTCGGTACTTTTATGATTTCTGTAATGTAGCAGACAAAAGCTTCAACTCTGCGCGGCTTGCAATGTCAAATGAATACTCAACCATACAGTCATCCGGATGCTAATGTTCCTAACTCGAGGAAGGATGGTAAATCTGAGAATATTGGTATGGTCACAGCTCTCCATGCACCTCTGCCTATGGTGGGTCATGATGCCACAACCACAAGAACCATGGGGCACTTAAGTTCAGGCAATAATGATGAGGTCAAGCTGCTCCATGCACAGAGTAGATTGGCCATGGTGGGCACTGCTGCTGCAAGTAACAATGACATGGTCTCCGTGAACTCAACTTTGGGGTGCTCCATTCCTTCTGCACCTGCTTCTTCTCATCCAACCCCAAAATCAAGCTTAGAGCTTAAGAATCAGTACAAGGTGGAAATCGAAGTTCCCTCTCATCTCAATGGTTCTTATGACACAATAAATTGTCAGGATCAGCAGGCACATGGTGTTTCTGATTGTGGTAACAAGGAATCTGCGAACCTGGCTGATGTAGTGAAACCCATCCTTGACGAAATTGACCATATTCCTCATGACAATAAGCAGAGATT
This window encodes:
- the LOC122653131 gene encoding uncharacterized protein LOC122653131 isoform X1; the protein is METDLSLIEMSGEEEDESLLLLREDINKDKEGNTNGSLLDLEFSCSPLCTLRSKRSSADASHPPTIHPVPDGSEVNEGGKKPCCSSPPSPHEGIVDNKENLDKSNLLVSPNMKAGQQQMKRRKKGGGYNMRKSIAWNRAFFTEEGVLDSEELSLLSESFSKPSPGSLYTVKEEEQTSLSECSISSGNGSNVHSNKEKLFKELPARPSDEVHKVCGGLLPKLKSPARENTAPMHRASQKVQLTKGIHSVGSRQGSCPQPVGSTSQKQLPNRNATSATKKESKLPKFSATKPDSSSIPTTPKTFNLSTKQSRSSQNGATAVHAGRNSGLKGNLSNAKKTLGCTPSSTKSSVRSSLKVLANSHSKTQLAANPKTLQDRKGTKIGLKVASDPTIPAADMQASTGQAGPGKTAVLLPQNSQYVGVDNQNNVNFQPTKPSGLRMPSPSLRYFDQQTKASTLRGLQCQMNTQPYSHPDANVPNSRKDGKSENIGMVTALHAPLPMVGHDATTTRTMGHLSSGNNDEVKLLHAQSRLAMVGTAAASNNDMVSVNSTLGCSIPSAPASSHPTPKSSLELKNQYKVEIEVPSHLNGSYDTINCQDQQAHGVSDCGNKESANLADVVKPILDEIDHIPHDNKQRFHMNDNMLLIRSGSPEQSHKSNDFENHHDVCPQNSYSRSSASEISQASSPSISTMAEKGVLSGKEGLIKHPIYEGVALESISCSALNENHDVFSDTVLSDATECCNPGTSMPSADCLPAGHGLREESNEQLEVREPGAFEFCQTFHKDNLKKQMKGNNFLGQRTEEFQEENDIPTELDIQQNFHMDYEKLEMNDDNLVGQGRPSEELQKVNNHCHVSDVNPESRVSDGTEFGSSHFSSNLSSVSQVQVGTPGTGNVIKSPNVEDPKLESLHGDLSFDRVNHICDPQLEDVACKCNTGSLVLHNDCLRLGEDEYSGNQAVLRNSFPNKTEQMLQMNEHTLLMDNEALLAEMRFSKEAQQDNDPDNLINITLKRKDCNASESQSPHVLPQLKLAKQDIEVSAETSKVTKQSHVQDAAQLNISANRNVLLDAIHADLFHNDNTQDGELQNVTETGFPLKVNETSVPVEGKTVDGSKPDSLPQQNIVPFSDEWLAALETAGEEILTRKSGAVQNSPPDKSLPEPSPWSPVKRKSNQEIGPFDCTKYTNLPSSPK
- the LOC122653131 gene encoding uncharacterized protein LOC122653131 isoform X2 codes for the protein METDLSLIEMSGEEEDESLLLLREDINKDKEGNTNGSLLDLEFSCSPLCTLRSKRSSADASHPPTIHPVPDGSEVNEGGKKPCCSSPPSPHEGIVDNKENLDKSNLLVSPNMKAGQQQMKRRKKGGGYNMRKSIAWNRAFFTEEGVLDSEELSLLSESFSKPSPGSLYTVKEEEQTSLSECSISSGNGSNVHSNKEKLFKELPARPSDEVHKVCGGLLPKLKSPARENTAPMHRASQKVQLTKGIHSVGSRQGSCPQPVGSTSQKQLPNRNATSATKKESKLPKFSATKPDSSSIPTTPKTFNLSTKQSRSSQNGATAVHAGRNSGLKGNLSNAKKTLGCTPSSTKSSVRSSLKVLANSHSKTQLAANPKTLQDRKGTKIGLKVASDPTIPAADMQASTGQAGPGKTAVLLPQNSQYVGVDNQNNVNFQPTKPSGLRMPSPSLRYFDQTKASTLRGLQCQMNTQPYSHPDANVPNSRKDGKSENIGMVTALHAPLPMVGHDATTTRTMGHLSSGNNDEVKLLHAQSRLAMVGTAAASNNDMVSVNSTLGCSIPSAPASSHPTPKSSLELKNQYKVEIEVPSHLNGSYDTINCQDQQAHGVSDCGNKESANLADVVKPILDEIDHIPHDNKQRFHMNDNMLLIRSGSPEQSHKSNDFENHHDVCPQNSYSRSSASEISQASSPSISTMAEKGVLSGKEGLIKHPIYEGVALESISCSALNENHDVFSDTVLSDATECCNPGTSMPSADCLPAGHGLREESNEQLEVREPGAFEFCQTFHKDNLKKQMKGNNFLGQRTEEFQEENDIPTELDIQQNFHMDYEKLEMNDDNLVGQGRPSEELQKVNNHCHVSDVNPESRVSDGTEFGSSHFSSNLSSVSQVQVGTPGTGNVIKSPNVEDPKLESLHGDLSFDRVNHICDPQLEDVACKCNTGSLVLHNDCLRLGEDEYSGNQAVLRNSFPNKTEQMLQMNEHTLLMDNEALLAEMRFSKEAQQDNDPDNLINITLKRKDCNASESQSPHVLPQLKLAKQDIEVSAETSKVTKQSHVQDAAQLNISANRNVLLDAIHADLFHNDNTQDGELQNVTETGFPLKVNETSVPVEGKTVDGSKPDSLPQQNIVPFSDEWLAALETAGEEILTRKSGAVQNSPPDKSLPEPSPWSPVKRKSNQEIGPFDCTKYTNLPSSPK